One Streptomyces lincolnensis genomic region harbors:
- the serS gene encoding serine--tRNA ligase, producing MIDLRLLREDPDRVRASQRARGEDVALVDSLLSADERRRSSGVRFDELRAEQKQLGKLIPKASGDEKAELLKKTGQLAADVKAADAERDAADAETRELLLQLSNLVHPDVPVGGEEDFVTLETHGTIRDFGAEGFEPKDHLELGTILGAIDTERGAKVSGSRFYFLTGVGALLELALVNAAIAQATAAGFTPMLTPALVRPQSMAGTGFLGQAAQDVYHLDKDDLYLVGTSEVALAAYHMDEIIDADRLPLRYAGFSPCFRREAGSHGKDTRGIFRVHQFDKVEMFSYVDPADSQAEHQRLLEWEKQWLTSLELPFRVIDVASGDLGSSAARKFDCEAWIPTQGKYRELTSTSDCTEFQSRRLSIRVRDGKQVKPLATLNGTLCAVPRTIVAILENHQQADGSVRVPEVLRPYLGGREILEPVAK from the coding sequence GTGATTGACCTTCGCCTGCTCCGTGAGGACCCCGACCGTGTGCGCGCGTCCCAGCGCGCCCGTGGAGAGGACGTCGCGCTCGTCGACTCCCTCCTGTCCGCCGACGAGCGGCGCAGGTCGTCCGGCGTCCGCTTCGACGAGCTGCGCGCCGAGCAGAAGCAGCTCGGCAAGCTGATCCCCAAGGCGTCCGGGGACGAGAAGGCCGAGCTGCTGAAGAAGACCGGCCAGCTCGCCGCCGACGTCAAGGCCGCCGACGCCGAGCGCGACGCGGCCGACGCCGAGACCAGGGAGCTCCTTCTCCAGCTGAGCAACCTCGTCCACCCCGACGTGCCCGTCGGCGGCGAGGAGGACTTCGTCACGCTGGAGACGCACGGCACGATCCGCGACTTCGGCGCCGAGGGCTTCGAGCCCAAGGACCACCTGGAGCTCGGCACGATCCTCGGCGCGATCGACACCGAGCGTGGCGCCAAGGTCTCCGGCTCGCGCTTCTACTTCCTGACGGGCGTGGGCGCCCTCCTGGAGCTGGCGCTCGTCAACGCGGCGATCGCGCAGGCCACCGCGGCAGGCTTCACGCCGATGCTGACGCCCGCGCTGGTCCGCCCGCAGTCCATGGCCGGCACCGGCTTCCTCGGCCAGGCGGCCCAGGACGTCTACCACCTCGACAAGGACGACCTCTACCTGGTCGGCACGTCCGAGGTCGCGCTCGCCGCGTACCACATGGACGAGATCATCGACGCCGACCGGCTGCCGCTGCGCTACGCCGGTTTCTCGCCCTGCTTCCGCCGAGAGGCCGGCTCGCACGGCAAGGACACCCGGGGCATCTTCCGCGTGCACCAGTTCGACAAGGTCGAGATGTTCTCGTACGTCGACCCGGCGGACTCGCAGGCCGAGCACCAGCGCCTGCTGGAGTGGGAGAAGCAGTGGCTGACCTCCCTGGAGCTGCCGTTCCGGGTCATCGACGTGGCCTCCGGCGACCTCGGCTCCTCGGCCGCCCGCAAGTTCGACTGCGAGGCGTGGATCCCGACCCAGGGCAAGTACCGCGAGCTGACCTCGACCTCGGACTGCACCGAGTTCCAGTCCCGCCGGCTGTCGATCCGCGTCCGTGACGGCAAGCAGGTCAAGCCGCTGGCGACGCTCAACGGCACGCTGTGCGCCGTACCGCGCACCATCGTGGCGATCCTGGAGAACCACCAGCAGGCCGACGGCTCCGTCCGGGTGCCCGAGGTGCTGCGCCCGTACCTGGGCGGCCGGGAGATCCTGGAGCCCGTCGCCAAGTGA
- a CDS encoding HAD family hydrolase has protein sequence MSTARQGSTAFPYQLVATDLDGTLLRSDQSVSERTREALTAATAAGAAHIVVTGRSAPWTRPVLEDLGYQGLAVCGQGAQVYHVGEDRLLTSVTLDRQLAGVALAKIEAEVGPLFLAASRDGLDGEVLVGAGYSVVGALPSTPLTDAADLWAAPLNKIYIQHPTLTDDELAEVAGRIAGGFVTVTMAGEGIVELLPLGLSKATGLSLAARRLGLKAADTIAFGDMPNDLPMFAWSSYGVAMGNAHTDLKSVADEVTASNDDDGIAVVLERLLG, from the coding sequence GTGAGTACGGCACGCCAGGGAAGTACGGCCTTCCCCTACCAGCTCGTCGCGACCGACCTCGACGGAACGCTTCTGCGGTCCGACCAGTCGGTCTCGGAGCGCACCCGTGAGGCGCTCACCGCGGCCACCGCGGCGGGTGCCGCGCACATCGTGGTGACGGGCCGCTCCGCCCCGTGGACCCGCCCCGTCCTGGAGGACCTGGGCTACCAGGGCCTCGCCGTCTGCGGCCAGGGCGCGCAGGTGTACCACGTCGGCGAGGACCGCCTGCTGACGTCGGTGACCCTGGACCGGCAGCTGGCCGGGGTGGCGCTGGCCAAGATCGAGGCGGAGGTCGGGCCGCTGTTCCTCGCGGCGAGCCGCGACGGGCTGGACGGCGAGGTGCTGGTCGGGGCCGGGTACTCGGTCGTCGGCGCGCTCCCCTCGACCCCTCTCACCGACGCGGCCGACCTCTGGGCCGCCCCCCTGAACAAGATCTACATCCAGCACCCGACCCTCACGGACGACGAGCTCGCCGAGGTGGCCGGCCGGATCGCGGGCGGCTTCGTCACCGTCACCATGGCCGGCGAGGGCATCGTCGAGCTCCTCCCCCTCGGCCTCTCCAAGGCCACGGGCCTCTCCCTCGCCGCCCGCCGCCTCGGCCTCAAGGCCGCCGACACCATCGCCTTCGGCGACATGCCCAACGACCTCCCCATGTTCGCCTGGTCCTCCTACGGCGTCGCCATGGGCAACGCCCACACCGACCTCAAGTCCGTCGCCGACGAGGTCACCGCCTCCAACGACGACGACGGAATCGCGGTCGTCCTGGAACGGCTGCTGGGCTGA